From Amycolatopsis sp. YIM 10, the proteins below share one genomic window:
- a CDS encoding Calx-beta domain-containing protein, translating into MNRRHTLLALTTAAALLTPGAAALAAPPGVDPSTVELNLLPGQSTTIAKNVTTAPIPPNPDLVLLADTTGSMTDAIGNVQANAGAVTDSVRQAQPTAQFGVASYQDEEDSTYLFRVEQNITADTAAVQAGLAQWQVGNGGDTPESAINALHELATGAMNYRPDDTKIVAWFGDAPSHDPSNGHTLADTIAALQAAKIRVVAVNVGNGQPGRPGLDAADSGVPAGQATQIVNATGGVLLNAADNQVAQKILEGIQAVKSTVSPVATCDPQLTVTNAPSSVTVDSGSTATFTETIAVAAGTTPGTYRCTVDYLVDGVSRGFIENTTVHVRGLAVDDVTVSEGAGSANFTVSLLGGASPDPVTVNYATANGSATAPADYAASGGTVTIPAGQTSAPVTVPIVSDAVDEATEDFTLNLSSSSTGVGIVDGQGVGTIIDDDRDGSFSCTGTAADVAGITVAVANPANLPCVDDSKTVASISLNAGLLNVKSNTLTASTDLTPDDQSLPPAAGDRALSTAKVDKTTVSALGLNIELGVIEAQASASCVAGPGGLQPAFAGSSNIASLKINGVAVTVGSAPLTIPLLIGSLKLNSTVVENGVVTQEAVAVDTPLAHVVLAKAQADVHGSAAHPGGSPCTR; encoded by the coding sequence ATGAATCGAAGACACACCCTGCTCGCACTCACCACGGCGGCCGCGCTGCTCACGCCGGGCGCGGCCGCGCTGGCCGCGCCGCCCGGGGTTGATCCGTCCACTGTGGAGCTGAACCTGCTGCCGGGGCAGAGCACCACGATCGCCAAGAACGTCACCACCGCGCCGATCCCGCCGAACCCGGATCTGGTGCTGCTGGCCGACACCACCGGCAGCATGACCGACGCCATCGGCAACGTGCAGGCCAACGCCGGCGCGGTCACCGACTCCGTGCGCCAGGCCCAGCCGACCGCGCAGTTCGGCGTCGCCTCGTACCAGGACGAGGAGGATTCCACCTACCTCTTCCGGGTCGAGCAGAACATCACCGCCGATACCGCGGCGGTACAGGCGGGGCTCGCCCAGTGGCAGGTCGGCAACGGCGGGGACACCCCGGAGTCGGCCATCAACGCCTTGCACGAACTCGCCACCGGCGCGATGAACTACCGCCCGGACGACACCAAGATCGTCGCCTGGTTCGGGGACGCGCCGTCGCACGACCCGAGCAACGGCCACACCCTGGCGGACACCATCGCCGCGCTCCAGGCGGCGAAGATCCGCGTCGTGGCGGTGAACGTCGGCAACGGCCAGCCTGGCAGGCCCGGCCTGGACGCGGCCGACAGCGGCGTTCCCGCCGGACAGGCCACACAGATCGTCAACGCCACCGGCGGCGTGCTGCTGAACGCGGCGGACAACCAGGTGGCGCAGAAGATCCTCGAGGGCATACAGGCGGTCAAGTCCACCGTCAGCCCGGTGGCCACCTGCGATCCGCAGTTGACCGTGACCAACGCGCCGTCGAGCGTCACCGTGGACAGCGGTTCCACGGCGACCTTCACCGAGACGATCGCCGTCGCCGCCGGTACCACACCCGGCACCTACCGCTGCACGGTCGACTACCTGGTCGACGGGGTCTCACGCGGGTTCATCGAGAACACGACCGTGCACGTGCGCGGCCTCGCGGTCGACGACGTCACCGTCTCCGAAGGGGCGGGGAGCGCGAACTTCACCGTCTCACTGCTGGGCGGCGCGAGCCCGGACCCGGTGACGGTGAACTACGCGACGGCCAACGGCAGCGCGACCGCTCCGGCGGACTACGCCGCCAGTGGCGGCACCGTCACCATTCCGGCGGGACAGACCTCCGCCCCGGTGACCGTGCCGATCGTTTCCGACGCGGTGGACGAGGCGACCGAGGACTTCACGCTGAACCTGTCCTCGTCGAGCACCGGAGTGGGCATTGTGGACGGTCAAGGTGTCGGCACGATCATCGACGACGACCGCGACGGCAGCTTCTCGTGCACCGGGACCGCCGCCGACGTCGCCGGAATCACCGTGGCCGTGGCGAATCCCGCCAACCTGCCGTGCGTCGACGACAGCAAGACGGTGGCCTCGATCTCGCTGAACGCGGGGCTGCTCAACGTCAAGTCGAACACGCTGACCGCGAGCACCGACCTCACCCCGGACGACCAGTCGCTGCCGCCCGCGGCCGGTGACCGGGCGCTGTCGACGGCGAAGGTCGACAAGACCACGGTCAGCGCGCTGGGGCTGAACATCGAACTCGGCGTCATCGAAGCGCAGGCGAGCGCTTCGTGCGTGGCCGGGCCGGGTGGTCTGCAGCCCGCCTTCGCGGGTAGCTCGAACATCGCTTCGCTGAAGATCAACGGTGTCGCGGTGACGGTCGGCTCGGCTCCGCTGACGATCCCGCTGCTGATCGGCTCGCTGAAACTGAACAGCACCGTGGTCGAAAACGGTGTGGTGACCCAGGAAGCCGTTGCGGTGGACACGCCGCTCGCGCATGTCGTACTGGCCAAGGCCCAGGCAGACGTGCACGGCAGCGCGGCCCACCCCGGTGGTTCACCCTGCACCAGGTAG
- a CDS encoding PadR family transcriptional regulator, whose product MTTDAQLLAQLRRGVIEHCVLALLERGPRYGFDLVRALAAAEGLGTTEGTIYPLLSRLRKEGLLETHWQPSDQGPPRRYYELTAEGRTALEVFHRHWRSFRAAVDEVLEGDQ is encoded by the coding sequence GTGACCACCGACGCCCAGTTGCTCGCCCAGCTCCGCCGCGGGGTGATCGAGCATTGTGTGCTGGCCCTGCTCGAACGCGGCCCCCGGTACGGCTTCGACCTGGTTCGCGCGCTCGCCGCGGCCGAAGGGCTCGGCACCACCGAGGGCACGATCTACCCGCTGCTGTCCCGGCTGCGAAAGGAAGGCCTGCTCGAAACCCACTGGCAACCATCGGACCAGGGCCCGCCGCGCCGCTACTACGAGCTGACCGCGGAAGGCCGCACCGCACTGGAAGTGTTCCACCGCCACTGGCGCAGTTTCCGCGCCGCGGTGGACGAGGTTCTCGAAGGAGACCAATGA
- a CDS encoding amino acid permease — MTTSDKDTEGLRPALRQRHVRMIALGGIIGASLFIGSGAVIHTVGPAAVLSYALGGLLVVLVMRMLGEMATASPALGSFMEYAREALGGWAGFTIGWLYWYFWVGVVAFEAVAGAKILQEWITGVPQWVFSLLLMLLLTGTNLASARSFGETEFWLASVKVATIVVFLVAGLLFVLGFWPGAHFSVGNIVLDGFVANGPFSVVHGVVIVIFSYFGAEIVTIAAAESREPATAVRKATSTIVWRVIVFYVGSVALLVMITPWPDVPSETSPFAAAFDRFGLPAASTIVSAVVLTAALSVLNSGLYTASRMLFALKRHGWAPRWIADTNQRGVPWKAILVSTSVGYVAVVMSYVSPDRIFYFIINSAGAVALFVYAIICGSQLRMRRKLEAEAPDRLQLRMWGYPWLTWLTLVATLGVAASMLFVDNSTRAQLFLSLISLAVILGVYALIRRKRAQ; from the coding sequence ATGACGACGTCCGACAAGGACACCGAAGGGCTGCGGCCCGCGTTGCGGCAGCGGCACGTGCGGATGATCGCGCTCGGCGGCATCATCGGCGCGAGCCTGTTCATCGGCAGTGGCGCGGTGATCCACACGGTCGGCCCGGCCGCGGTGCTGTCCTACGCGCTCGGCGGCCTGCTCGTGGTGCTGGTGATGCGGATGCTCGGCGAAATGGCCACCGCGTCACCGGCACTCGGCTCGTTCATGGAGTACGCGCGCGAGGCGCTGGGCGGCTGGGCCGGATTCACCATCGGGTGGCTGTACTGGTACTTCTGGGTCGGCGTGGTCGCCTTCGAAGCCGTCGCCGGGGCGAAGATCCTCCAGGAGTGGATCACCGGGGTACCGCAGTGGGTGTTCTCGCTGCTGCTGATGCTCCTGCTCACCGGCACCAACCTGGCTTCGGCGCGCTCGTTCGGCGAGACCGAGTTCTGGCTGGCTTCGGTCAAGGTCGCCACCATCGTCGTCTTCCTGGTGGCGGGTTTGCTTTTTGTGCTCGGGTTCTGGCCGGGCGCGCACTTCTCGGTCGGCAACATCGTTCTCGACGGCTTTGTCGCAAATGGACCGTTCTCGGTGGTCCACGGTGTGGTCATCGTGATCTTCTCCTACTTCGGCGCGGAGATCGTCACCATCGCCGCCGCCGAGTCGCGCGAACCGGCCACCGCCGTCCGCAAAGCCACCTCGACCATCGTCTGGCGCGTCATCGTCTTCTACGTCGGTTCCGTGGCACTGCTGGTGATGATCACGCCGTGGCCGGACGTGCCGAGCGAGACCAGCCCGTTCGCCGCCGCGTTCGACCGGTTCGGCCTTCCCGCCGCCTCGACGATCGTCTCCGCGGTGGTGCTCACCGCCGCGCTGTCGGTGCTGAATTCAGGGCTGTACACGGCTTCCCGCATGCTCTTCGCGCTCAAGCGGCACGGCTGGGCGCCGCGGTGGATCGCCGACACGAACCAGCGCGGGGTGCCGTGGAAGGCGATCCTGGTGTCCACTTCGGTCGGTTACGTCGCGGTGGTGATGAGCTACGTCTCCCCCGACCGGATCTTCTACTTCATCATCAACTCGGCGGGCGCGGTCGCGTTGTTCGTCTACGCCATCATCTGCGGCTCCCAGCTCCGCATGCGGCGCAAGCTCGAAGCCGAAGCGCCGGACCGCCTGCAACTGCGGATGTGGGGTTATCCGTGGCTGACCTGGCTCACGCTGGTCGCCACCCTGGGCGTCGCGGCGTCCATGCTCTTCGTCGACAACTCCACCCGGGCGCAACTCTTCCTGAGCCTGATCAGCCTCGCGGTGATCCTCGGGGTTTACGCCCTCATCCGGCGCAAACGGGCACAATGA
- a CDS encoding response regulator transcription factor: MEPARVLLVEDAETIRAAVESALTGAGHRVLALPDGERLERTLLDFRPDLVILDVMLPGRDGFELLQVVRRATTTGVVLLTARDAVDDRLRGFGEGADDYVTKPFVLAELVARVAAVLRRLGRTQPVVEVGDLVLDVDSGVVRRAGTAIELTATELKLLTFLAHRRDRVVGKAQLLTGVWGYDDYAANLVEVHISALRRKLEAHGPRLLHTVRGLGYVLRDGDG; the protein is encoded by the coding sequence ATGGAACCGGCCCGGGTGCTGCTCGTCGAGGACGCGGAGACGATCCGCGCCGCCGTCGAGTCGGCGCTGACCGGCGCCGGGCACCGCGTGCTCGCCCTGCCCGACGGCGAACGGTTGGAACGGACGCTGCTCGACTTCCGGCCGGACCTGGTGATCCTGGACGTGATGCTGCCCGGCCGGGACGGCTTCGAACTGCTTCAGGTCGTCCGCCGCGCCACCACCACCGGCGTGGTGCTGCTGACCGCGCGCGACGCGGTGGACGACCGCCTGCGCGGGTTCGGTGAGGGCGCCGACGACTACGTGACCAAGCCGTTCGTGCTGGCCGAACTGGTGGCCAGGGTGGCGGCGGTGCTGCGGCGGCTGGGCCGGACCCAGCCGGTGGTCGAGGTCGGTGATCTGGTGCTCGACGTGGATTCCGGGGTGGTGCGCCGGGCCGGGACGGCGATCGAGCTGACCGCGACCGAGCTGAAGCTGCTCACCTTTCTCGCGCACCGCCGGGACCGCGTGGTCGGCAAGGCGCAGCTGCTCACCGGCGTGTGGGGTTACGACGACTACGCGGCGAACCTGGTCGAGGTGCACATCAGCGCGTTGCGCCGCAAGCTCGAAGCACACGGCCCGCGCCTGCTGCACACCGTGCGCGGCCTCGGTTACGTCCTTCGCGACGGCGACGGATGA
- a CDS encoding ATP-binding protein encodes MSALRTTSLRRRVTLTALLVVGIVLVALGFTVAAVFTAQGERNLNALLAGRVQLAQQLARENVAPANLVRRIDARGVVVSLRLPSGETIGAPEPADGRRVTAVLSGPPRLDGAELVLTADTSLFAGAERTLARVLVIGGLVAIAVTAFALLLGMRVALRPLDRMTALARSIASGSRGGRLSPSRPDTELGRTAEAFDEMLDALEASEERMRTFVADAAHELRTPIAGVRAAAEAVLELGPEAAPEQRERLELLLVRESQRAGRLVEDLLDLARIDAGVRLERGPVRLRELARTQADRLRLLAPSLTVRVSGPETEVNAEEGRITQILANLADNARNAAGDNGTIEFHCGQSADAVSLEITDSGPGVPEADRERIFGRLVRLDTGRGRDRGGSGLGLTIARGLARAHGGELSCHGATFRLTLPRG; translated from the coding sequence ATGAGCGCCCTCCGCACCACATCGCTGCGCCGCCGGGTCACGCTGACCGCGCTGCTGGTGGTCGGGATCGTGTTGGTGGCACTGGGCTTCACCGTCGCTGCCGTGTTCACCGCGCAGGGGGAGCGAAACCTGAACGCGCTGCTCGCCGGTCGCGTGCAGCTGGCACAGCAGCTGGCGCGGGAGAACGTGGCGCCGGCGAACCTGGTGCGCCGGATCGACGCGCGCGGGGTGGTGGTCAGCCTGCGCCTTCCATCCGGGGAAACCATCGGCGCGCCGGAGCCCGCAGACGGCAGGCGCGTGACCGCCGTGCTGTCCGGACCACCCCGGCTCGACGGCGCCGAACTGGTGCTCACCGCCGACACCTCGCTGTTCGCCGGTGCCGAACGCACCCTGGCGCGAGTGCTGGTGATCGGCGGGCTGGTGGCCATCGCGGTGACGGCGTTCGCGCTGCTGCTCGGCATGCGCGTGGCGCTCCGGCCGCTGGACCGGATGACCGCGCTGGCCCGCTCGATCGCGTCGGGCAGCCGCGGTGGCCGGTTGTCGCCGTCCCGGCCGGACACCGAACTGGGACGCACGGCCGAGGCTTTCGACGAAATGCTCGACGCGCTGGAGGCGTCCGAAGAGCGGATGCGGACCTTCGTCGCCGACGCCGCGCACGAACTCCGCACACCGATCGCCGGCGTGCGGGCGGCCGCGGAAGCCGTGCTGGAACTGGGTCCCGAGGCCGCGCCCGAGCAGCGGGAACGGCTGGAACTGCTGCTGGTGCGGGAATCCCAGCGAGCCGGGCGGCTGGTGGAGGACCTGCTGGACCTGGCGCGGATCGACGCCGGGGTGCGGCTGGAGCGCGGACCGGTGCGCCTGCGGGAACTCGCGCGCACCCAGGCCGACCGCCTGCGACTGCTGGCACCTTCACTGACCGTCAGGGTTTCCGGTCCGGAGACCGAGGTGAACGCCGAGGAAGGCAGGATCACCCAGATCCTGGCGAACCTCGCCGACAACGCCAGGAACGCGGCGGGTGACAACGGCACCATCGAGTTCCACTGTGGACAATCGGCGGACGCGGTTTCGTTGGAGATCACCGATTCCGGTCCCGGGGTGCCCGAAGCCGACCGCGAACGGATCTTCGGCCGCCTGGTGCGACTGGACACCGGCCGGGGCCGCGACCGCGGTGGTTCCGGACTGGGCCTGACGATCGCGCGTGGCCTGGCCAGGGCTCACGGTGGTGAGCTGAGCTGCCACGGCGCGACCTTCCGGCTCACCCTGCCGCGCGGATGA
- a CDS encoding DUF1501 domain-containing protein, which translates to MNTVTRRRFLTLTGVTAAGALAVGASGVDWDSLMTAAAENPLDPGAGVLVVVTLYGGNDGLNTVVPAADRAYQDARPDLAYQPEEVLDLGEGLGLNPGMKGLKGLWDNRKLAIVRGVGYPRPDHSHFRSMAIWQTASPDTSVPSGWLGRWLDASGADPLRAVSVEPVLPPLLAGESAAAASMPVGGLALPKGALGEAFAALGTPVPGEDPWRAKATRSIGDLHNAVRILGGAAHEESGKDDEDEKRDKGASAGGSSGLAAQLDLVAGLVEAGVPTRAYSVSLGGFDTHSDERGTQERLLAELDTALTPFVQRLQGSDRGKQVTVLVYSEFGRRVRANASDGTDHGTAGPMFLLGENVQGGFHGEQPSLTDLDNDDLKATTDFRDVYATVLGDVLGTDPGRVLPGHTTRLDNLIRAAG; encoded by the coding sequence ATGAACACCGTGACCCGGCGCCGTTTTCTCACCTTGACCGGGGTGACCGCGGCCGGTGCGCTCGCCGTTGGGGCGTCCGGAGTGGACTGGGACTCGCTGATGACCGCCGCCGCGGAGAACCCGCTCGACCCCGGTGCCGGGGTGCTGGTGGTGGTGACGCTCTACGGCGGCAACGACGGGCTGAACACCGTGGTCCCGGCAGCCGACCGGGCCTACCAGGACGCGCGGCCCGACCTGGCCTACCAGCCGGAAGAGGTGCTCGACCTCGGTGAGGGGCTCGGCCTGAACCCCGGCATGAAGGGCCTCAAAGGCCTGTGGGACAACCGGAAACTGGCGATCGTGCGTGGTGTCGGTTATCCGCGGCCCGATCACAGCCACTTCCGGTCGATGGCGATCTGGCAGACCGCCTCGCCGGACACCTCGGTGCCCAGCGGCTGGCTCGGACGCTGGCTGGACGCTTCCGGCGCGGATCCGCTGCGTGCGGTGTCGGTCGAACCGGTGCTGCCCCCGTTGCTGGCCGGGGAAAGCGCCGCGGCGGCATCGATGCCGGTCGGCGGGCTGGCACTGCCGAAGGGGGCGCTGGGCGAAGCCTTCGCCGCGCTCGGCACGCCGGTGCCCGGCGAGGATCCCTGGCGGGCCAAGGCCACGCGGTCGATCGGCGATCTGCACAACGCCGTCCGGATCCTCGGCGGAGCCGCGCACGAAGAGTCTGGAAAGGACGATGAAGACGAGAAGCGGGACAAGGGTGCTTCGGCGGGCGGTAGTTCGGGACTGGCCGCGCAACTGGACCTGGTCGCGGGACTGGTCGAAGCCGGGGTGCCGACCCGTGCGTATTCGGTGTCACTGGGCGGTTTCGACACCCATTCCGACGAGCGCGGCACACAGGAGCGGCTGCTCGCCGAACTGGACACCGCGCTCACCCCGTTCGTGCAGCGGTTGCAGGGCAGCGATCGCGGCAAGCAGGTCACCGTGCTGGTGTACTCGGAATTCGGGCGGCGGGTGCGGGCCAATGCCAGTGATGGCACCGATCACGGCACCGCGGGCCCGATGTTCCTGCTCGGCGAGAACGTGCAGGGCGGATTCCACGGGGAACAGCCGAGCCTGACCGATCTCGACAACGACGATCTCAAGGCCACCACCGACTTCCGCGACGTCTACGCCACCGTGCTCGGCGACGTGCTCGGCACCGATCCCGGCCGGGTCCTGCCCGGTCACACGACCCGGCTGGACAACCTCATCCGCGCGGCAGGGTGA
- a CDS encoding DUF1800 family protein, with the protein MAVLDERAAARRLAERFGFGPRPGEQVPSLEALLSPGGARQAPQLAPLSKGKKARAEQERRLVIWWLDRMVADDAERLTWFWHGHFATSEQKVRDPALMLAQNETFHRLGRGGFTELAKALVVDAAMLKWLDGNDNEVRSPNENLAREFLELFALGVGHYSEQDVRESARALTGWTLDKKTGEAKLHPKRQDREPKQIFGQTADFTAESFVDLVLGRPESAAFVTGRLWFRLVSPTPPPPDVHQRVIAAYGPGRDIQAALRAIAGEAAFRDPAATIVKQPVEWLVGLLRASGLTASDLDEKKLLNGLRGMGQLPFRPPSVGGWPSGGSWLTTSASVARLNLARLVAQKAKPEALERLRETLGMDTWSDRTKGALDGVAKDPRELLAVAACAPEYVVSG; encoded by the coding sequence ATGGCTGTTCTCGACGAACGGGCCGCGGCCCGGCGGCTGGCCGAGCGGTTCGGCTTCGGGCCCCGGCCGGGGGAGCAGGTCCCGTCGCTGGAGGCGCTGCTCTCGCCCGGCGGGGCCCGCCAGGCGCCGCAACTGGCCCCGCTGTCCAAAGGCAAGAAGGCCAGAGCCGAGCAGGAGCGGCGACTGGTGATCTGGTGGCTCGACCGCATGGTCGCCGACGACGCCGAGCGGCTCACCTGGTTCTGGCACGGGCACTTCGCCACCAGCGAGCAGAAGGTGCGCGATCCCGCGCTGATGCTGGCCCAGAACGAAACCTTCCACCGCCTCGGCCGCGGCGGGTTCACCGAGCTGGCCAAGGCGCTCGTCGTGGACGCGGCGATGCTGAAGTGGCTGGACGGCAACGACAACGAGGTGCGCTCACCGAATGAGAACTTGGCGCGGGAGTTCCTCGAACTCTTCGCGCTGGGCGTCGGGCACTACTCCGAACAGGACGTGCGCGAGTCGGCCCGTGCGCTCACCGGGTGGACGCTGGACAAGAAGACCGGCGAAGCCAAGCTGCACCCGAAGCGCCAGGACCGCGAACCCAAGCAGATCTTCGGCCAGACCGCCGACTTCACCGCCGAGTCCTTTGTGGACCTGGTGCTCGGGCGGCCGGAGTCGGCCGCGTTTGTCACCGGCAGGCTGTGGTTCCGCCTGGTTTCGCCGACGCCACCACCGCCGGACGTGCACCAGCGAGTCATCGCCGCCTACGGCCCCGGCCGGGACATCCAGGCCGCGCTGCGGGCGATCGCCGGTGAAGCGGCGTTCCGCGACCCGGCGGCGACCATCGTCAAGCAGCCGGTCGAATGGCTGGTCGGCCTGCTGCGCGCGAGCGGCCTCACCGCGAGCGATCTCGACGAGAAGAAGCTGCTCAACGGACTGCGCGGGATGGGACAGCTGCCGTTCCGGCCACCGAGCGTCGGCGGCTGGCCGTCCGGCGGCTCGTGGCTGACCACCTCCGCGAGCGTGGCGCGGCTGAACCTCGCCCGGCTGGTCGCCCAGAAGGCGAAACCCGAGGCGCTGGAGCGGCTGCGGGAAACGCTCGGGATGGACACCTGGTCGGACCGGACCAAGGGCGCGCTCGACGGCGTCGCCAAGGACCCGCGCGAACTGCTCGCGGTGGCCGCCTGCGCCCCCGAGTACGTGGTGAGCGGATGA